A window of Nocardia arthritidis genomic DNA:
AGCAGTGTCAGATGGCGTTGGCCGGTGGATGCGGAGGTGACCGCGTCCACCTCGCTTCGGAGAACTTTCGAGATGTAGGCGTGGGCGCGATAGTCGGGTAATACCAAGGGATGTCGCGGCGGTCTCGGCAGCGGCGTGAGTGCGTCGGCCAGCCAGTCGGGCAGATCCGCGACCGGTGTGCGGCGAACGATCCGATACACGTCGCCGGATCGGCGAGACCCGGGCGCGACGACATAGCCGCCGACGCCACGGGTATCCACACGCCATCCCAACCTGGCGGTGCTGTTGCCGAGATCGGCGCGCGGTGGCGGCCGGAAGTAGAGATGCCATCCGGCGGGGGTGCGAACGGTAAGAGTCTGCGAGGGAACCGGCCTGCCCGCTGCCTCGGCCAGGCGTGTCAGCACATCGCGTCCGTCGACGGCACCGGACCATTGCGGAGGCGGGTCGACGTCGGCACCCGCGTCGAGGTCGAGGACCAGCAGTCGGCTGGGACCGCAGGCGATGCCGATGTTGAACGGCACCGTGCGCCAGAATCGGCGGATGTCGGCGTGGTCTCGGGTGGCCGCGTCCTGCCAGTCTTTGATGGCCGGGCGCTTATCGCCTGGACGCAACGGAAACACATAGTTCCC
This region includes:
- a CDS encoding bifunctional DNA primase/polymerase produces the protein MTVEQWADAVAVQLARIAPGAPFSERVAPMMHMALAAAAAGNYVFPLRPGDKRPAIKDWQDAATRDHADIRRFWRTVPFNIGIACGPSRLLVLDLDAGADVDPPPQWSGAVDGRDVLTRLAEAAGRPVPSQTLTVRTPAGWHLYFRPPPRADLGNSTARLGWRVDTRGVGGYVVAPGSRRSGDVYRIVRRTPVADLPDWLADALTPLPRPPRHPLVLPDYRAHAYISKVLRSEVDAVTSASTGQRHLTLLSAAGALGRLVGGGELDEYEARAILHEAARHHIGYDGFTEAEAARTIDDGLAYGALRPRRIS